A window of the Lysinibacillus irui genome harbors these coding sequences:
- a CDS encoding PIN/TRAM domain-containing protein, translating to MKKFVQIAFLLIGGALGLVFLPPLYELLHLSSNPWLDNPYVSVALGALLLFTLSFAFSDYFVKLISWMEEVLFKVPVGDLLFGTLGLIIGLIVAYFLGFAIDSVQIPVITEVLPIILSFVLGYLGFRLGFRKRDELIQLFTLRSNNTKKKATEGAEIPEVRGSYKLLDTSVIIDGRIADISETGFIEGILVVPQFVLTELQHIADSSDTLKRTRGRRGLDILRKLQDERKTKVEITDEDFEDVQEVDLKLVRLAKKMGNDTQIVTNDFNLNKVCELHHVKVLNINDLANAVKPVVIPGEDMQVVVIKDGKEHNQGVAYLDDGTMIVVEGGRNYIGQAITVTVTSVLQTSAGRMIFAKPKDD from the coding sequence GTGAAAAAATTTGTTCAAATTGCGTTTTTACTGATTGGAGGAGCATTAGGCCTTGTTTTCTTACCGCCATTATACGAATTGCTTCATCTATCATCTAATCCTTGGCTAGATAATCCTTACGTATCGGTAGCATTAGGCGCACTTTTACTTTTTACCCTTTCGTTTGCATTTTCCGATTATTTTGTGAAGCTCATTAGCTGGATGGAAGAGGTCCTGTTTAAGGTCCCTGTCGGAGATTTATTATTTGGTACGCTTGGTTTAATAATTGGCCTTATAGTCGCTTATTTTTTAGGCTTTGCTATCGATAGTGTGCAAATCCCTGTTATTACAGAGGTACTCCCTATTATCCTGTCATTTGTATTAGGGTATTTAGGCTTTCGTCTTGGTTTTAGAAAAAGAGATGAATTAATACAGCTTTTTACCTTACGGAGTAATAATACAAAGAAAAAAGCTACTGAAGGTGCTGAGATCCCAGAAGTACGAGGGAGCTATAAGCTGCTAGATACGAGCGTTATTATTGATGGTCGTATTGCGGATATTTCAGAAACAGGCTTCATAGAAGGTATCCTAGTTGTACCCCAATTTGTCCTCACGGAGCTTCAGCATATTGCGGATTCTTCTGATACGTTAAAACGCACAAGAGGTCGTCGTGGTTTAGATATTTTAAGAAAACTCCAAGATGAGCGTAAGACAAAAGTTGAGATAACGGACGAGGATTTTGAGGATGTACAAGAAGTAGATTTAAAGCTCGTACGACTTGCAAAGAAAATGGGTAACGACACGCAAATTGTCACGAATGATTTTAACCTTAATAAGGTCTGTGAGCTACACCATGTGAAGGTATTAAATATTAATGATTTAGCGAATGCGGTGAAGCCTGTGGTAATCCCAGGAGAAGATATGCAGGTTGTGGTTATAAAGGATGGTAAAGAGCATAATCAAGGAGTTGCCTATTTAGATGATGGAACGATGATTGTTGTTGAAGGTGGTCGTAACTATATAGGACAGGCAATTACAGTTACAGTAACGAGTGTGCTGCAAACATCAGCAGGTCGTATGATATTTGCGAAGCCGAAGGACGATTAG
- the radA gene encoding DNA repair protein RadA, translating to MAKKKTKFVCSGCGYESAKWMGRCPGCGEWNKMVEEVEVVAKGSRGAFQHSATVTQKALPIIQVEATEESRVATEMGELNRVLGGGIVPGSLVLIGGDPGIGKSTLLLQVSALLSNKGHRVLYISGEESIRQTKLRAERLGVVSQELYIYSETNLEFLNQTIDEVQPKFVIVDSIQTVFHPEVTSAPGSVSQVRECTAELMRIAKTKGIAIFLVGHVTKEGQIAGPRILEHMVDTVLYFEGERHHNHRILRSQKNRFGSTNEIAIFEMLQGGLKEVLNPSELFLQERSQGAAGSTIVASMEGTRPILVEIQSLVTPTSFNYPKRMATGVDQNRVQLLMAVLEKRMGLMLQAQDAYIKVAGGVKLDEPAIDLAVLTSIVSSFKDQAVRATDCFIGEVGLTGEVRRVSRIEQRVIEAAKLGFKRAFIPASNIGGWDFPQGIEIVGVETIKDALNACFREL from the coding sequence TTGGCGAAGAAAAAAACGAAATTCGTATGCTCGGGCTGTGGCTATGAATCTGCTAAATGGATGGGTAGATGTCCAGGATGTGGAGAATGGAATAAAATGGTGGAAGAAGTAGAAGTCGTAGCAAAAGGATCACGTGGCGCATTTCAACATTCTGCTACAGTAACCCAGAAAGCCCTTCCGATTATACAGGTTGAAGCAACTGAAGAATCCCGTGTTGCGACGGAAATGGGCGAATTGAACCGCGTTCTAGGTGGTGGCATCGTACCGGGCTCTCTAGTGTTAATAGGTGGTGATCCTGGGATAGGGAAATCTACTTTATTATTACAAGTTTCGGCTTTACTTTCGAATAAGGGGCATCGTGTACTTTATATTTCGGGTGAGGAATCCATTCGTCAAACGAAGTTACGCGCAGAGCGTTTGGGGGTTGTTTCCCAGGAGCTTTACATCTATTCCGAAACGAACCTTGAATTTTTAAACCAAACAATTGATGAAGTACAGCCGAAATTTGTCATTGTCGACTCGATTCAAACGGTCTTCCATCCAGAGGTAACGAGTGCCCCAGGAAGTGTCTCACAGGTCCGTGAATGTACAGCAGAGCTTATGAGAATTGCTAAGACAAAGGGTATTGCAATTTTCTTAGTTGGACATGTAACAAAAGAAGGACAAATTGCCGGGCCTCGTATTTTAGAGCATATGGTGGATACCGTATTGTATTTTGAAGGGGAAAGACATCATAACCATCGTATTCTACGAAGCCAAAAAAACCGCTTCGGCTCCACAAATGAAATTGCGATATTTGAGATGCTTCAAGGAGGTTTAAAGGAAGTTTTAAATCCTTCTGAGCTATTTTTGCAGGAGCGCTCACAAGGAGCTGCGGGCTCAACTATCGTTGCATCGATGGAGGGGACAAGGCCAATTCTTGTTGAGATTCAGTCTTTAGTTACACCTACAAGCTTTAACTATCCTAAACGTATGGCTACTGGTGTTGACCAAAACCGCGTGCAACTACTAATGGCGGTACTAGAAAAGCGGATGGGTCTCATGCTACAAGCCCAGGACGCATATATTAAAGTTGCTGGTGGCGTCAAACTGGATGAGCCAGCTATTGATTTAGCTGTTTTAACTAGCATTGTCTCTAGTTTTAAGGATCAAGCAGTACGAGCAACGGACTGTTTTATTGGTGAAGTAGGGCTAACAGGTGAGGTGCGTCGTGTATCCCGTATAGAACAACGTGTTATTGAGGCAGCGAAGCTAGGTTTTAAAAGAGCCTTTATTCCCGCATCTAATATTGGTGGTTGGGATTTTCCACAGGGAATTGAAATTGTCGGTGTAGAAACGATAAAAGATGCGCTTAATGCCTGCTTCAGAGAGTTGTAA
- the gltX gene encoding glutamate--tRNA ligase — protein sequence MTKEVRVRYAPSPTGYLHIGGARTALFNYLYAKHHNGKFIVRIEDTDIERNVEGGEASQLDNLKWLGIEYDESIDIGGPYAPYRQMERLDIYKEHAEKLLEQGVAYKCFCSSEKLEASREEQKARGVAAPTYDGTCRHLSAEEVAAKEAAGEPYTIRMRVPANVTYEFEDLVRGQVTFESKDIGDWVIVKANGIPTYNYAVVLDDHFMEISHVFRGEEHLSNTPKQMMIFDAFGWKYPRFGHMTLIINENRKKLSKRDESIIQFVTQYKDLGYLPEAMFNFFALLGWSPEGEEEIFSKEEFIKIFDEKRLSKSPSMFDKQKLTWMNNQYIKKLSLEEVVALSLPHLQKAGLIPEELTAEQRAWATDLIALYHDQMSFGAEIVELSSLFFNDHIEYDEEAKEVLAGEQVPEVMAAFKAQLEELEEFTPDTVKAAIKAVQKATGHKGKNLFMPIRVVTTGETHGPELPNAICLIGKEKTIDRVGKFAQ from the coding sequence ATGACGAAAGAAGTTCGCGTTCGTTACGCGCCATCTCCAACAGGTTATTTACATATCGGTGGAGCGCGTACAGCATTATTCAATTATTTATATGCAAAACATCATAACGGTAAATTCATTGTACGTATTGAAGATACGGATATTGAACGTAATGTAGAAGGCGGAGAAGCATCTCAGCTAGATAACCTAAAATGGTTAGGTATTGAATATGATGAGTCCATTGATATTGGTGGACCTTATGCGCCTTATCGTCAAATGGAACGTCTTGATATTTATAAAGAGCACGCTGAAAAGCTATTGGAGCAAGGTGTAGCTTACAAATGTTTCTGTTCGTCAGAAAAACTTGAAGCATCTCGCGAAGAACAAAAAGCGAGAGGTGTGGCGGCTCCAACTTATGATGGTACATGCCGTCACCTATCTGCAGAAGAAGTTGCAGCTAAAGAAGCAGCAGGTGAGCCATACACAATCCGTATGCGTGTACCGGCAAATGTAACGTATGAATTTGAAGATTTAGTTCGTGGCCAAGTTACTTTTGAATCAAAGGACATTGGTGATTGGGTAATTGTTAAAGCTAATGGTATCCCAACCTACAACTATGCTGTTGTTTTAGATGATCATTTCATGGAAATTTCTCACGTTTTCCGTGGTGAAGAGCATTTATCAAACACACCAAAACAAATGATGATTTTTGATGCATTTGGCTGGAAATATCCTCGTTTTGGACATATGACATTAATTATTAATGAAAACCGTAAAAAGTTATCTAAACGTGATGAATCAATTATTCAATTTGTTACACAATACAAAGATTTAGGGTATCTTCCTGAAGCGATGTTCAATTTCTTTGCACTACTTGGTTGGTCTCCAGAAGGGGAAGAAGAGATTTTCTCCAAAGAAGAATTTATTAAAATCTTTGATGAAAAACGTCTATCTAAATCACCATCGATGTTTGATAAGCAAAAATTAACATGGATGAATAATCAATATATTAAAAAGCTATCTTTAGAAGAAGTTGTGGCTTTATCTTTACCACATTTGCAAAAAGCTGGCCTAATACCCGAAGAACTTACTGCGGAGCAACGTGCATGGGCGACAGATTTAATTGCCCTTTACCACGATCAAATGAGCTTTGGTGCGGAAATTGTTGAACTATCTAGCCTATTCTTTAACGATCATATTGAATATGATGAAGAAGCAAAAGAGGTCTTAGCAGGTGAGCAAGTTCCTGAAGTAATGGCTGCATTTAAAGCACAGCTCGAGGAGTTAGAAGAATTTACACCAGACACAGTAAAAGCTGCTATAAAAGCTGTGCAAAAAGCAACAGGTCATAAAGGTAAAAATCTATTTATGCCAATCCGCGTTGTAACAACAGGTGAAACACATGGCCCAGAGTTACCAAATGCAATTTGCTTAATTGGGAAAGAAAAAACAATTGACCGCGTAGGAAAATTTGCACAATAA
- the ispF gene encoding 2-C-methyl-D-erythritol 2,4-cyclodiphosphate synthase: protein MFRIGQGFDVHAFEEGRPLIIGGITIPHEKGLVGHSDADVLLHTVTDAALGAIGEGDIGRHFPDTDPAFKDADSAKLLEYIWKLVEDKGYVLGNVDCTIMAQRPKMAPYIGQMQNRIAELLHAEPSQVNVKATTTERLGFTGREEGIAAMATILLIKK from the coding sequence ATGTTTCGAATTGGACAAGGTTTTGACGTACATGCATTTGAAGAAGGTCGACCATTAATTATTGGAGGTATTACTATTCCGCATGAAAAAGGGTTAGTAGGACACTCAGACGCTGATGTGCTTTTACACACAGTTACGGATGCGGCATTAGGGGCAATTGGAGAAGGAGATATCGGTCGTCATTTTCCTGATACAGATCCAGCCTTTAAAGATGCAGATTCAGCAAAATTATTAGAGTATATTTGGAAACTGGTTGAGGATAAAGGCTATGTTCTAGGGAATGTTGATTGTACAATCATGGCACAGCGTCCCAAAATGGCCCCATATATTGGACAGATGCAAAATCGCATCGCAGAACTGTTACACGCAGAACCATCACAAGTCAATGTAAAGGCAACAACAACTGAACGATTAGGTTTTACAGGTCGTGAAGAAGGTATAGCAGCTATGGCAACAATTCTATTGATAAAGAAGTGA
- the ispD gene encoding 2-C-methyl-D-erythritol 4-phosphate cytidylyltransferase — protein MHYEVVLPAAGSGKRMGAGQNKLFLELLDKPILIHTLEVFQQDPFCTGIWLAVKPEERVYIQGLLEQFGITKVKGLPAGGAERQHSVHSCMKEMQQVDIVLVHDAARPFITHDIIANLVQSAHQNGAAIAGVRAKDTMKKVRNGIIEETVDRDSLWMIQTPQAFQYDLIVEAEEVAEKVGFLGTDEAMLVERLGHTVHIVESSYENVKMTTQEDLLFGEAILRKRA, from the coding sequence ATGCATTATGAAGTAGTTTTACCTGCAGCGGGAAGCGGAAAACGCATGGGCGCAGGACAAAATAAGTTATTTTTAGAGCTTTTGGATAAACCAATTTTGATACACACGTTAGAAGTGTTTCAACAAGACCCTTTTTGCACAGGGATTTGGTTGGCTGTAAAACCGGAAGAACGCGTCTATATTCAAGGATTGCTAGAGCAATTTGGGATTACAAAGGTGAAGGGCTTGCCTGCTGGTGGTGCGGAGCGGCAGCATTCAGTTCATTCCTGTATGAAAGAGATGCAACAGGTGGATATTGTGCTTGTCCATGATGCAGCCCGACCTTTTATTACGCATGATATTATCGCCAATCTTGTACAAAGTGCACATCAAAACGGTGCAGCTATTGCTGGGGTTCGAGCGAAGGATACGATGAAAAAGGTCCGTAATGGTATCATTGAAGAGACTGTTGACCGTGACAGCCTATGGATGATTCAAACGCCACAAGCCTTTCAATATGATTTAATAGTGGAGGCTGAGGAAGTTGCTGAGAAAGTTGGTTTTCTTGGTACAGATGAAGCTATGCTAGTCGAACGTTTAGGACATACGGTGCACATTGTAGAAAGTAGCTACGAAAATGTCAAAATGACGACACAAGAAGATTTACTATTTGGAGAGGCCATTTTACGCAAGCGAGCATAA